Proteins encoded in a region of the Takifugu flavidus isolate HTHZ2018 chromosome 8, ASM371156v2, whole genome shotgun sequence genome:
- the asb8 gene encoding ankyrin repeat and SOCS box protein 8, translating into MSSTMWYIMQSIQSKYSLSERLIRTIAAIRSFPHDNVEDLIRKGADVNRMHGTLKPLHCACMVADADCVELLLHNGAEVNALDGYNRTALHYAAEKDESCVELLLEYGAQPDALDGNKDTPLHWAAFKDNPECVKALLENGACPNARDYNNDTPLSWAAMKGNLESVKVLLDYGAQVHVTNLKGQTPISRLVALLARGLGTEQEEECLDLLCQAAGRFEIRRADGTLPRELNKDPQLLARLTSMMAQAPTLRSLARCAVRQSLGVQFLPTAVKDLPLPETIKEYLLLRD; encoded by the exons ATGAGCTCTACTATGTGGTACATAATGCAAAGCATTCAGAGTAAGTACTCCTTGTCCGAGCGGCTCATCCGCACCATCGCAGCCATCCGCTCGTTCCCCCACGACAACGTGGAAGATCTTATTCGCAAG GGAGCTGATGTGAACCGGATGCACGGGACACTGAAACCCCTGCACTGTGCATGCATGGTTGCTGACGCTGACTGCGTGGAGCTGCTGTTGCACAATGGTGCAGAG GTGAACGCTTTAGACGGATATAACCGCACAGCCTTGCACTACGCAGCAGAGAAGGATGAGAGCTGTGTGGAGCTGTTGTTGGAGTATGGGGCCCAGCCAGATGCCCTGGATGGTAATAAGGACACCCCACTTCACTGGGCAGCTTTCAAAGATAACCCAGAATGTGTGAAGGCCCTGCTGGAGAACGGTGCCTGTCCCAATGCCCGGGACTACAACAACGACACGCCTTTGAGTTGGGCGGCCATGAAGGGCAACTTGGAGAGCGTCAAGGTGCTGTTGGACTACGGGGCACAGGTCCACGTGACCAACCTGAAGGGACAGACCCCGATCTCTCGACTGGTGGCCCTGTTGGCGCGCGGCCTGGGCaccgagcaggaggaggagtgctTGGACCTGCTGTGCCAGGCAGCGGGACGCTTCGAGATCAGACGGGCCGACGGCACTCTTCCTCGGGAGCTGAACAAGGATCCCCAGCTGCTGGCCAGGCTGACCAGCATGATGGCGCAGGCCCCCACGCTGCGCTCTCTGGCACGATGCGCCGTCCGTCAGAGCCTGGGCGTGCAGTTCCTCCCCACTGCTGTGAAAGATCTTCCCCTACCCGAGACGATCAAAGAAtacctgctgctgagagacTGA